The genomic segment ATGGCTGCAATTCGGTGATGGCGACGACGACAGCGCTGCGCCACGCCGACTACGTCGTAACCGAAGCCGGTTTCGGCGCCGACCTCGGTGCGGAGAAATTCTTCGACATCAAATGCCGCTCGGCCGGATTGACGCCGTCTGCGGCGGTCGTTGTCGCGACGGTGCGGGCGTTGAAAATGCACGGCGGCGTGGCCCGCGCCGATCTTACGCACGAGAATATTGGCGCTATCGATCGCGGCTTCGCCAATCTCGCCCGCCATATCACCAATCTGCGCGCCTTCGGCGTTCCCCCTGTTGTGGCGATCAATCGTTTCGCCACGGATACCGACGCGGAACTGCATTTCCTGGTCGCCGCCTGTCGGGAACGGCTAGGCGTCGATGCCGAGATCGCCACCCATTTCGCCGATGGCTCGCGCGGCAGCGAGGCCATGGCGCGCGCGGTGGTAAAGCTGTGTGAAAGCGGCGCCGCCGATTTTCGGCCGCTCTATCCCGACAACATGCCGCTCGTTGAAAAAATCCGGACCATTGCCCGCAAGATCTATGGCGCGGCTGACATCGTGATTGACGCGAAAGTGGCCGACGACCTCAAGACTTACGAGACGATGGGCTTCGGCAACCTGCCCGTCTGCATCGCCAAGACGCAATATTCCTTCTCCACCGATCCCACTCTGCGGGGCGCGCCCAGCGGCCATATGGTGCCGGTGCGCGAAGTGCGCCTGTCCGCCGGCGCTGGTTTCGTCGTGGCGATCTGCGGCGACATCATGACCATGCCCGGCCTGCCGCGCGAGCCAGCCGCCGAACATATCGGGCTTGATGCGCACGGGCTGGTGCAGGGGCTGTTCTGATTATTTGCCCAAATATTTGCCCAGCCATTCCATGCCGAGCGTACCGGGCGCTAAAGTCACCGTGGCCCAGACGAAGGCCGACGACCAATTGGCGAGCTGAAATTGCAGGCGCGGCATGCGCACGGCACCGGCGATCAACGGCACGATGGCGCGCAGCGGCCCAAAGAAGCGGCCGATGAACACGCCGGCGACACCCCATTTCTCAAACAACTCATGGGTGCGCTTGACCAGATCGGGGCGGCGCGACAGCGGCCACAGGGCAACGATGCGATCGTGGAAGTGAAAGCCAAGCCAGTAAGAGAGCCAATCACCCAGAGCCGCGCCGATGGCGGCGGCGAACCAGATCGGCCAGAATGCCAGCCCGGCCAGTCCGACCAGACCGCCGATGCCCCAGAGCAGCACCGTTGCCGGCGCGATCAGCGAGATGAAGGCCAGGGATTCGGCAAAAGCCAAGACGAAGACGATAGGCACCGCCCATTCCTGGTTGTGACGAACAAAGTCGAGAACCGCCTGCACCCATTCCGGCATTCATCGTCCCTTCTCGGCTATCGCCATAGCGTTTTGCAGTGTGACTTGGCCACACGCCCCCAAAGGCGCGTCCAAATAAAGACGTTTATACCACGACGGTGAGGCGTTGCGCGGCGCGGGTGATGGCGGTGTAGAGCCAGCGGCTGCGATGTTCGCGGAAGGCATAGGACTCGTCAAACAGCACCACGTCGTCCCATTGCGAGCCCTGCGCCTTGTGGACGGTGAGCGCATAGCCGAAATCGAATTCGTCGCTGCCTTTGCGGATGGCGAAAGGGACCTCCTCCTCGCTGAGGAAGAATTCCGGCGCGACGCCGATGCGTTGCGGCTTGCGCGCCAGGTCGTCCTCGGGCGTCACCGTCAGACGCAGTTTCTTGCGGCTGATGCCGGCCGAGGTCTTCACCCGCCAGATGCCGCCATTGAGCAGACCCTTGGTGCGATCGTTGCGCAAGCAGACAAGCTTATCACCCACTTCGGGCATGGTGCCGGTGTGGCCGAAGAGTTCGCGGATGCGCTTGTTGTAGAGCCGGCGCGTGCGGTTGAGGCCAACCAGCACCTGATCGGCCTTGGTCACAGCCATGGCATCGATGGCATCGCGGCGGATGACGCGCGCCTCGCCATAGTCGCCCGGCGACAGCCGCTCGCCGTCGCGCACCTGCATGGAGAGGTGGATGATCGGATTGTCGGCGGCCTGGCGATGCACCTCGGTGAGCATGACATCGGGCTCGGCCTCGGTGAAATACCCCCCGCCCTTCACCGGCGGCAGCTGCGCCGGATCGCCCAGCACCAGCACGGGGCGGTTGAAGGAGAGGAGATCGCGGCCGAGCTCTTCGTCGACCATCGAACATTCGTCGACGATGATCAGTTTCGCTTCCGCCGCGTCGCTATCCTCGTTGATGACGAAAGACGGCTCCTCGCTGTCGACCTCCTTGGGCCGATAGATCAGCGAGTGAATGGTACGAGCGTCGGTGCAGCCGCGGGCCCGCATCACCAGCGCTGCCTTGCCGGTATAGGCGGCGAAGACCACGTTGCCATCCACGCCCTCGGCGAGATGCCGGGCAAGCGTCGTCTTGCCCGTGCCAGCGAAGCCGAAGAGGCGAAAAACTTGTTGTCCGTTGCGGCCCTGGAGCCAGCGTCCGACATCTTTTAGGGCCTGGTCCTGTTGCGGCGACCAGCGACTGCTCACGTGACGAATCCCTTCACGAATCCCGTCCGCTCCATGCGGCGCACGGGTATAGCAGGGTGGACGGTGGGAAGGGAAAGTTAGGAATCAGCGAGAATCAAGCGACCGCGAGGCGCGCATGGGCGAGGCCTGAGGCGGCATCGACCAGGGTCAGGCTGTAATCGCAGGCCATATTGGGCGAGCGATTGAAGCGCATCATCACCACCTGCATCAATTCAACCAGAACCATGCGGTCGGCGTCGTCGAGGTCGCTGTCCGCGCAACCGGCGAGCCGGGCGAGGTTGACCAGCTCCCGACGCAGGCTCGCAGCTTCGTCCGGATGGCCGTCGAGCAGGAATTTCCACATACGGTAGTGATATTGCGCCAGCGGACGGGCGACATCGGGACGGGACCGTAGCAGCCTAAAATAATGTTCGTTGATCCGGTCGATGATGAGGGGGCCACCCCATTCGAGGAGGTCGCGGCTGGTATGACCGATCTCGGCCGGCTGCATGGATAACATCCCCGAATCGCTGCTGATTTTACGCGCGAATCACTGGGGAAGAATCATCGCACACCGCTACACGACGGCAAGGCCAAAACCGCCGGTGGAGTCAATAAGGTGCGCTTTTTTCCCAAAGCTGAGCTTCAGGGCGTGGCGGGCATGTCTTCAACTACCGCCTAGGGACTAGATGGTACCACCACCCCGGCTTGAACGGGGGACCTCCGGATCCACAATCCGGCGCTCTAACCAACTGAGCTATGGTGGCCCTAGAGCAAATCGCGTTTCGATAGAAACATGATTTTGCTTAGCTTCTCTTATTTTGACGCGTCTTCATGGCGTCCGGCTCCGCCGAACTGTGAAAACGCTATAAAGCGCGCGGAACCTAGACTCGGCTCGCCGGGATTGCAAGCCGCAGAACACACGCAAATTGCGCCAGCGCACAAGTCATCTTGACCGGCGTGCTGGCTGTAACACGGAAACGGGCCGCACAAGGCGGCCCGTAACGATTGAACCGACCAAAACCGCAGATCAGGCCGCCAGATCAGGACGCGAGCCAAAGGTGCGGATAGCCGCGGCGTTGAGCGGCGCGGCGGTGTCCGTGGCCACCTTCTGCACGAGACCAGAGATTTCCTTGGCCTGGGCGCTGAAAGTCTCGAACTGCGTGCGGGCGAATTGCGTCTGCAGCACCACGACGTCGGACAGGCTCTTCGCCTCGGTCAGAGACTTGGCCAGATCGAAGAAGGAATTGGCGTTGAGACGCAACAGATCGATCGCCTTGTTGCTGATGGCGGTCGAGCCATCGGAAGCGACTTTGAAGGCGCTTTCGAGAGTTTCCGTCGTTTCTTCAGCCGAGCTGCGCATCCGCTCGTAAGCGAGTTTGGAGCGCTCGACGCTGCTTTCAGTCGCCAGGCGCAGCATTTCCTGCAGATTGGCGACGGGAACCGCCGCTGCCTGCAGAATGTCGGTCGCTGCTTCCGGCGCCGTTGCAGGCTGGAACGATTGAGTCTGAGGCGGCGTGGCGGCAACCGCTTCGGGAGCGGACTTTGCTGCCACGGGCTTTATTTCGGGCTTTTCTAGCTTTGCTTCAGGCTTGGTTTCCATGGACTTCACCTCCGCAGGCTTCGCCCCCATGGGCTTGGACACAACGGCAGCGGGTTTAGCGGGCTTACGCGAAACGGCCATGACAACCTCCCTTTTGCTTGAGGACTATTTCTTGATCCCGGTGGCCTTCTGGAACGTCTCACCCAATTCGCGGGTCTGCTCTTGCAGCGCCGCCATTTGGTTCTTCAGATATTCGCCCTGAAGCGTCAGCACTTCCTTCGGGTCCTTAGCCTGCAGAAGCTGTTCGGCCAGATCGAAAGCGGCGGAAACATTCTTCTCGGCGTAGGAGATCGCCTTGTCGGTCACATCCTTGACGCTGGCCGTAGCCGTCGTGGTCGCGCTGTCGGTCGTGCCTTGGGTCTTGTGCACAGCGCCCATGAAGCCTTCAAAAGCCTTGCGGGCCTGCGCAACGCTGCGCTCGGCGAAATCTTTCATCTCGGTCGGAATTTCATACGGGTTTGCCACATTTGCCTCCGAAAATTTGCGCAGTCGCGAGGTCGCTGCAATGCGACTCTACTCGCGTGCCCCTGCGGAATTTTGGCTAACATAAATTTTGCTGCATTGCAACATATTGCTGTCATAAATTTTGCGATGCAAAAAAGTTAAATTAAGCTTGTTTTGAATCTCCGGTGGGTGACGCCCCCCTTTGCATAGACCCCCCGGACGCCCCAAGTTAATGGTCGCTTAACTGCGCTTTCGTGACGTCGGTTCAGAATGGAACAGGTCCCGAAACCAGCGACGAGAAGGATTTTGGCCGCGAATGTCGCAAATGCCCGAGCAAAATCCGCTTGATGCAGAAACCCTTGCGCGCGTCTTGGCTGAGCCCCCCTTGGCCGGCCTGCAAGCGGGGGGCGCAGCCTATTTTATCGTCGCCGGCTCACGAATCGTCCATGCCAGCGATGCCGCCCTGGCGTTATTTCGGGCCGCCGACCTGATAGCGCTCGAGAATCGTCTTTTCAACGGCAACGAACCAGGCGCCCGCCGCCTCACGGATCTGGCGCGCAGTCTCGCCCCCGGCACGCCGATGCGCCTCGAGCGCCTGCGCTTCTTCTTTGGCCGCGCCACCCACACGGTGACGTTCGCCTGCCGACGGCTGACTGGCACCACACCCTTCTTCGTCGCCGGCGCGCTCGATGCCCCCTCCGCCTTCTTAACCGCGGCACCGACCAAAGTGGTTGAAGAAAAGGCCGCAGAGGAAAAGCTGGTTGAGGCAATCGCCAGTCCGCCTCCAGCCGAAGCGGTCGCGATCGAAGACGCGCCAAGCGAAAACACGCAAGTTGAACAGCGCATCCAAGTCGAACAGCAGATCGAAGACGAACAGCAGATCGAAGCCACCGCCGATACGCCGGTGGCGGAAGCTGAGAGCGAGCCGGCCGCGGCTGTCGTCGAGGCCGCGCCTCCCGCTGCGGCGATCGCCCCTGTCGCGGCGGTTCCGACACGCCCGCGCGACACTGGCACCGTGCGCTTCCTGTGGCAGACCGATGGCGAACGTCGTTTCGTCAAACTCACCGGCGCGCTCTGCGAAACCATGGGCTGCCAGACGGCTGATCTGATCGGCCAGGATTTCATCGCAGTCACTGAGCGTTTCGGCGTCGATCGGATCGAAGATCTGCGCACCGCTTTCGCCCGTCACGAAACCTGGAGCGGCCTGCGCGTGCTGTGGCCAATCAATGGCACGCACGAAGCAGCACCCGTCACGCTCGGCGGTTTGCCGACATTCGATGAAGATCACGTCTTCAGCGGCTTCAGCGGTTTTGGCGTCATCAATCTCGATAAGATCGTCGCCCGCCCCGCATTGGTTGTACCTGCCGCAACCGTACCTGCCGATACCGATGTCGCCAACGAGGTCGAGAACAAGACCATAGCGAACAACGACGATCAGGCGATCAGCACCAGCGCAATCAGCGACGACGAGCATGATGCGCTCGACACTGCGCGCGAGAAAATGTTCGCGCCGCTGACGCCGGAACCGGACTATCTGAACTATGCGCCGAATGTGGTGCCGCTGCGCGACTGGCAACGCGACCGTCAATCGACGGCCAATGGCGCAGCCAACGCTGTGGTAGAAACACCTCTCGAAACGCCTCCGGCTGAAATCGCGCCCGTTGAAACGCCGGTCACACCGGAAACGACTGCGACGACGCTGGAAGCCAGCCCCACACCGTCCTCGGTTTCGCTGCCCGTGCAAGTGGCACCAGAGCCCGACAACGACAATCTGATCGAACTGTCCACCAGCGAGCGCCAGGCGTTCCGTGAGATCGCCCGCAGCATCGTCGCCGACATCGAGCGCGGCGAAAAGCCGACGCACATCACATTACCGCCCGTGGCAGCGGAGACAGCCGATGCCGCCCACGACAGCGCGGCAAACGATCACGCGCAGGAAAGTGACAACCACGAGCCGGCGCCCATCACGCCTGTAATCGCGACGACGACCGCGTCCGAAGCGGTCGCGCAAGACAAGCGCGAACAAGACAAGCACGAACAAGATAAGGCTCGGCAAGATAAGCCAGAGCAAGACAACGCCGTGCCCGCGATAACCGCCCCTGTGCGCGGCGACGCCGTGTCGGCACCGGCACAAGCCTCAGCCGAACAGATGCGCGCAATCGCCGCCGCGCTCGGCGTGGCCGGCCCGATCGCCGTGCCGGCTACGGAGGCTGTTGCGCCGGCTGAAGCCGCCAAGCCCGTCGAAGTTTTGCCAGTCAAAGATTTGCCGACCGAGATCGTGCCGGCCGAAATCATGCCAGCCAATGCGGCAGCGATCCTCGATCGGCTCAATGTCGGCATTCTGGTGATGCTGGGCGGCGTACCGACCTTCATCAATCGCCACCTTTTGGACACGCTCGGCTTTGCCGACATCGACGCCTTCCATGATTGGGGCGGCCCTGAGCGCATGATCCATGGCCAGGCGCTGGACGCACACGGCGCCGATGGCACGCTGCTACAGGTCGAAACCGAGTCCGGCGCGCTGGTGAAGCTGAACGGCCACATGCAGACGACCGAGTGGAATGGCCAGCCCGCGACGCTGATGACCTTCCGCCCAGTCGAGGCACCGCAAGTCGTTTCCAAACCTGCGGATTCAAAAACTACCGATCTCGCCAAGCCAGAAAGCGAAGCACGCGCGCAGGATGCGGAAATCCGCGAGCTGCACGCCATTCTCGACACGGCGACCGACGGCGTCGCCATTCTCGATGGCGCCGGCACCATCCTCTCGCTCAACCGCTCGGCCGAAGCCCTGTTCGGCTACGAACGCGGCGAGGTTGCCGGCCAGTCGCTCACCACTTTGTTCGCCAAGGACAGCCAGAGGGCGGCGCTCGATTATCTCGAAGGCCTGAAGAGCCATGGCGTGCGCAGCGTGCTCAATGATGGACGCGAGGTCATCGGCCGCGCCCGCATGGGCGGGCAGATTCCGATTTTCATGACCATCGGACGCATCGGGTCGGAGACGGCGGAAAAATTCTGCGCCGTCATGCGCGACATGAGCGATTGGAAGAATGCCGAACGCGAGCTCAAGGACGCACGTCGCGAGGCAGAACAGGCGAGCGCGCTGAAGTCCGACTTCCTGGCCAAGATCAGCCACGAGATCCGCACGCCGCTCAATGCCATCCTGGGCTTCGCCGAGGTCATCATCGACGAGCGTTTCGGCCCTGTCGCCAACGATCGCTACAAGGAATATCTGCGCGACATCCACGCCTCCGGCACCCATGTGATGAGCCTGGTCAATGACCTGCTCGATCTGTCGAAGATCGAAGCCGGTAAGCTCGATCTCAATTTCGGCGCTGTGGATGCCAACAAGATCGTCAACGAATGCGTGTCGATCATGCAGCCGCTCTCGGTGCGCGAACGGGTGATCATGCGGCTGGCGCTGGCGCCGCAACTGCCCAATATCGTCGCCGACGAGCGCTCGCTGCGCCAGATCGTGCTCAACATCCTGTCGAATGCGGTGAAGTTCAATCAGGCCGGCGGCCAAGTGATCGTCTCGACGGCGCTCACCGACAGCGGCCAGGCGGTGGTGCGCGTGCGCGACACCGGCATTGGCATGAGCGAAAAGGATCTGGAGATCGCGCTGGAACCGTTCCGGCAGATCCAGACCTCGCGGCAGACCAGCGGCACCGGTCTTGGCCTCCCCCTGACCAAGGCTCTCGTCGAAGCCAATCGCGCCGCCTTCTCAATCAAGAGCAAGCCAGGCGAAGGCACCTTGGTGGAAGTTACCTTCCCATCAACACGGGTGTTGGCGGAATAAGCTCGTTGGCGGAGGCGTAGGCGACCCGGTCGAGGCCGTAGACGTCGTCGCGGAAATGCACGATGCCATCGGCACTGGCCCAGCCAGTCATATAGATCCACACGACAGGCACCGGCTGCGGCGGCCGCAGATCGACGCGCTCGCCGGATTTCTGGCGCTCGATCAGCATGTCCTTGGTGACGCGATTGGTGCTGCTGTCGAGCAGCCACGCCGCCAGATCATAGACGCCTTCGACGCGCACGCAGCCATGCGAAAGAAAGCGATAGTCGCTGCCAAACGAGTGCTTCGTCGGCGTGTCATGCATATAGACGGCATGAGAGTTGGGCATGTTGATACGGATCGAGCCCAAGGCGTTATGCGCACCTGAATCCTGCCGCAGGGTGAAACCGGCGGCGCGTTCTGTATTCCAATCGATGGTCGTGGGATCGATTTCCTGCCCGGTGCTGTCGAGAATCCTGATCTTGGCGCGCGACAGATAGCCAGGATCCTTGCGCATCTTCGGGATGATTTCCTTCTTGATGATCGAGGTCGGCACGGTCCAGGTCGGATTGAGATTGACCGCGACCACGCGCGTCGTCACTTCCGGCGATTGATTTTTCACGTCGCCGACGACGGCAACGTAACGGCGCACCACGCGGTCATCCTCGACCGCTTCGACCGAAGCGGAGGGAATATTGACGACGACATATTTCGGCCCGAAGGCGAAGGGAGAGGCGGCGATGCGCTCGGCGCTCGAGGCCAACTGGCGGTAGCGCACGGCCGCTGGAACATTCAACGCCTTCAACGTGGCGCCGCCAACGATGCCGGACTGCCGCAGGCCGAGCCGCGACTGATAGGATTTGACGGCGGCGGTCAGAGCCGCGTCCCATTGCTCGTCGGTATCCTGGCCGGCGGCCAGATCCCCCTCGATGGCAAGGCGCTGGCGCAGAACCGCGACCGCACGACCGCTCGCGCCCGGCGCGACCGCGGTCACGGTTGGCCAACCGCCGCTTTCCGCGATCACCCGGTAGCGCTCGGCTGCCTTCGCCGTGGTGTAGAAAGTTTCGGGCTGAAGAGATGGACGCGGATCGCGCGACAGCGCCGTTTCGCGCGGCGGCGCCGGTTTCGGCTTCGGCTTGGCGGCGACGGCCGGCGCGGCCTGCGGAGCGCTGGATGCAGCCCGAGGATCGACGAGCGTCGGCGCCAGTGGTGGATTGTTGGAAAACCCTGAGGATTGACCGGCCGATGGCGCGGGCGCCGCAGGTGCGGGCGCGGCCGGAGCCAGCGGCGCGGGCGCGGCGGGCGCCTGAACCGTCTGGGCCTGTGGATAGTCGGTCAAGCACGCCAGCGCGAGGCCAGCAAAAACAGCGTGACGCCAGGGGGAAAGAGAGAGAATCATGTCACTTCACACAGATACGCACTGCAACAACTGTCGCCCAACATGCTGACCAGTGTCCTAACAATGTGCGGCGACAGCATGCCAGCAATGAGACACCGTGATCAGTTTCCCGTCAGCTTGACCCAGCCAGGCAAAAGGACGAATTTGCGGCAAAATTGTCGCAGCAGAATTACGGAGGAAGCCTGATGTCAGCGGTTGTCGGACCTACGGACGTTCCCGCCACCCGCTCCATGAAGGAAGTTTGGGTCATCACCATTGGTCATGCCCTAACCCATTGGTATCCGGCGACTTTCTACGTTCTTCTACCGCTCATCGGCAATGAGATGGGGCTCAGCTACGGCCAGATCGGCATGATCCTGACCTCCCAATATCTCGCCGGCGCTGTTTCCAACCTGCCCGGCGGCATGTTCGTCGATTCGGTCGGCCGCAAGGGCCTGTTGATGGCGACCTCGCTGTTCTGGATCGGCGTGCCCTACCTCGTCATGGGCTTTTCCAGCGCCTATTGGGTGATGCTGACCTGTTCGGCTCTGATCGGCATCGGCAATAATCTCTGGCACCCGACCGCCATCCCCTGGCTCGGCCAGCGCTATCCCGATCGCAAGGGCCTGGTCATGGCCTGGCACGGCATGGGCGGCAATGTCGGCGACGCGCTGGCGCCGATCGCCGCCGGCGCGCTCATCACTTACCTCACCTTCTCCTGGCGCGACGTGATGATCGTCAACATCCTGCCCGGCGTGGTGATGGCGGTGATGATCCTCTGGTACCTGGGCAAATCGACCTCCGCCGCGCCCAAAAAGGAGCAAGCGCCGCAGCTCTCGGCCAAGGAAGTGCTGCAGGCCCTGCCCTCGCTGTTCCGCAATCGCACCCTCCTGTTCCTGTCAGCCAGCTCCGCTTTCCGCTCGATGACGCAGAACGGCATCATGGCCTTCCTGCCGCTCTATCTGGCCAAGGAAATGGGCTATTCGCCCTGGCTGGTGGGCTTGAGCATGTTCTCGCTGCAGGCGGCGGGTTTCATCGCCGCACCGATCGCCGGCCATATGTCGGACAAGGTGGGCCGTCGCAATGTCATCATGAGCTCGATGATCATGACCGGCGCCGTGTTGGCCTTCATGGTCTTCGCTGGCCGCTCGCCGATGTTTGTCGGCTTCGTCGCCTTGCTCGGCTTTTTCCTCTTCGCCGTTCGCCCGGTGCTGCAAGCCTGGCTGCTCGACGCCACGCCGAAAAACCTCGGCGGCAGCGCCATCGGCGCCATGTTCGGCATTCAGGCGTTGGGCTCGGCCGTCGGCCCGCTCGTCTGCGGCGCCATCGCCGATTCCTACGGGCTGCTGTCGACCTTCTGGTTCCTGGCCGTGACCATCATCCTGGCCAATCTGCTGGTCTTCGCCATGCCGACGACCCCGCAGGAGGCCGCGGCGCAAAAGGCCTGAATTCGGGCTAACGGCGATTTCCCTCCGGGCGCGTGACGCACTATAGGGTTTTGCAGTTTGATGACCTCATCAAACGCCCTAAAGACGCGTCAAAATGAAGATTCTAGGCAAATTGCGTTTCTGTCGAAACGCAATTTGCCTTAGACAAGCGCCAAACGTGACCCGGAGTTTTCCTTGAATATCCTCCTGATCGGCTCGGGTGGGCGCGAGCACGCCCTCGCCCTCGCCATTTCGAAGTCGCCCCTGTGCAGCCAGCTTTTCGTCGCGCCGGGCAATCCCGGCACCGAGGCTATCGCGCGCAATGTGG from the Beijerinckia sp. 28-YEA-48 genome contains:
- a CDS encoding L,D-transpeptidase family protein, coding for MILSLSPWRHAVFAGLALACLTDYPQAQTVQAPAAPAPLAPAAPAPAAPAPSAGQSSGFSNNPPLAPTLVDPRAASSAPQAAPAVAAKPKPKPAPPRETALSRDPRPSLQPETFYTTAKAAERYRVIAESGGWPTVTAVAPGASGRAVAVLRQRLAIEGDLAAGQDTDEQWDAALTAAVKSYQSRLGLRQSGIVGGATLKALNVPAAVRYRQLASSAERIAASPFAFGPKYVVVNIPSASVEAVEDDRVVRRYVAVVGDVKNQSPEVTTRVVAVNLNPTWTVPTSIIKKEIIPKMRKDPGYLSRAKIRILDSTGQEIDPTTIDWNTERAAGFTLRQDSGAHNALGSIRINMPNSHAVYMHDTPTKHSFGSDYRFLSHGCVRVEGVYDLAAWLLDSSTNRVTKDMLIERQKSGERVDLRPPQPVPVVWIYMTGWASADGIVHFRDDVYGLDRVAYASANELIPPTPVLMGR
- a CDS encoding DedA family protein, with product MPEWVQAVLDFVRHNQEWAVPIVFVLAFAESLAFISLIAPATVLLWGIGGLVGLAGLAFWPIWFAAAIGAALGDWLSYWLGFHFHDRIVALWPLSRRPDLVKRTHELFEKWGVAGVFIGRFFGPLRAIVPLIAGAVRMPRLQFQLANWSSAFVWATVTLAPGTLGMEWLGKYLGK
- a CDS encoding MFS transporter; protein product: MSAVVGPTDVPATRSMKEVWVITIGHALTHWYPATFYVLLPLIGNEMGLSYGQIGMILTSQYLAGAVSNLPGGMFVDSVGRKGLLMATSLFWIGVPYLVMGFSSAYWVMLTCSALIGIGNNLWHPTAIPWLGQRYPDRKGLVMAWHGMGGNVGDALAPIAAGALITYLTFSWRDVMIVNILPGVVMAVMILWYLGKSTSAAPKKEQAPQLSAKEVLQALPSLFRNRTLLFLSASSAFRSMTQNGIMAFLPLYLAKEMGYSPWLVGLSMFSLQAAGFIAAPIAGHMSDKVGRRNVIMSSMIMTGAVLAFMVFAGRSPMFVGFVALLGFFLFAVRPVLQAWLLDATPKNLGGSAIGAMFGIQALGSAVGPLVCGAIADSYGLLSTFWFLAVTIILANLLVFAMPTTPQEAAAQKA
- a CDS encoding formate--tetrahydrofolate ligase, whose protein sequence is MKPDIEIARSAKLAPIADIAAKLGISAADLHPYGKYIAKIDLDYLHQTETRPLGRLVLVTAISPTPAGEGKTTTTVGLGDGLSRLGKRAAICLREPSLGPCFGMKGGAAGGGFAQVVPMESINLHFTGDFHAIGAAHNLLAALLDNHIYWGNGLGIDQRRVVLRRVMDMNDRALRQIVSSLGGVANGFPREDGFDITVASEVMAIFCLAKSIHDLEARLARMIVAYTREHTPITSSALKAPGGMAVLLKDALAPNLVQSLEGTPAFVHGGPFANIAHGCNSVMATTTALRHADYVVTEAGFGADLGAEKFFDIKCRSAGLTPSAAVVVATVRALKMHGGVARADLTHENIGAIDRGFANLARHITNLRAFGVPPVVAINRFATDTDAELHFLVAACRERLGVDAEIATHFADGSRGSEAMARAVVKLCESGAADFRPLYPDNMPLVEKIRTIARKIYGAADIVIDAKVADDLKTYETMGFGNLPVCIAKTQYSFSTDPTLRGAPSGHMVPVREVRLSAGAGFVVAICGDIMTMPGLPREPAAEHIGLDAHGLVQGLF
- a CDS encoding phasin family protein, translated to MAVSRKPAKPAAVVSKPMGAKPAEVKSMETKPEAKLEKPEIKPVAAKSAPEAVAATPPQTQSFQPATAPEAATDILQAAAVPVANLQEMLRLATESSVERSKLAYERMRSSAEETTETLESAFKVASDGSTAISNKAIDLLRLNANSFFDLAKSLTEAKSLSDVVVLQTQFARTQFETFSAQAKEISGLVQKVATDTAAPLNAAAIRTFGSRPDLAA
- a CDS encoding phasin, whose product is MANPYEIPTEMKDFAERSVAQARKAFEGFMGAVHKTQGTTDSATTTATASVKDVTDKAISYAEKNVSAAFDLAEQLLQAKDPKEVLTLQGEYLKNQMAALQEQTRELGETFQKATGIKK
- a CDS encoding PAS domain-containing sensor histidine kinase, which gives rise to MSQMPEQNPLDAETLARVLAEPPLAGLQAGGAAYFIVAGSRIVHASDAALALFRAADLIALENRLFNGNEPGARRLTDLARSLAPGTPMRLERLRFFFGRATHTVTFACRRLTGTTPFFVAGALDAPSAFLTAAPTKVVEEKAAEEKLVEAIASPPPAEAVAIEDAPSENTQVEQRIQVEQQIEDEQQIEATADTPVAEAESEPAAAVVEAAPPAAAIAPVAAVPTRPRDTGTVRFLWQTDGERRFVKLTGALCETMGCQTADLIGQDFIAVTERFGVDRIEDLRTAFARHETWSGLRVLWPINGTHEAAPVTLGGLPTFDEDHVFSGFSGFGVINLDKIVARPALVVPAATVPADTDVANEVENKTIANNDDQAISTSAISDDEHDALDTAREKMFAPLTPEPDYLNYAPNVVPLRDWQRDRQSTANGAANAVVETPLETPPAEIAPVETPVTPETTATTLEASPTPSSVSLPVQVAPEPDNDNLIELSTSERQAFREIARSIVADIERGEKPTHITLPPVAAETADAAHDSAANDHAQESDNHEPAPITPVIATTTASEAVAQDKREQDKHEQDKARQDKPEQDNAVPAITAPVRGDAVSAPAQASAEQMRAIAAALGVAGPIAVPATEAVAPAEAAKPVEVLPVKDLPTEIVPAEIMPANAAAILDRLNVGILVMLGGVPTFINRHLLDTLGFADIDAFHDWGGPERMIHGQALDAHGADGTLLQVETESGALVKLNGHMQTTEWNGQPATLMTFRPVEAPQVVSKPADSKTTDLAKPESEARAQDAEIRELHAILDTATDGVAILDGAGTILSLNRSAEALFGYERGEVAGQSLTTLFAKDSQRAALDYLEGLKSHGVRSVLNDGREVIGRARMGGQIPIFMTIGRIGSETAEKFCAVMRDMSDWKNAERELKDARREAEQASALKSDFLAKISHEIRTPLNAILGFAEVIIDERFGPVANDRYKEYLRDIHASGTHVMSLVNDLLDLSKIEAGKLDLNFGAVDANKIVNECVSIMQPLSVRERVIMRLALAPQLPNIVADERSLRQIVLNILSNAVKFNQAGGQVIVSTALTDSGQAVVRVRDTGIGMSEKDLEIALEPFRQIQTSRQTSGTGLGLPLTKALVEANRAAFSIKSKPGEGTLVEVTFPSTRVLAE
- a CDS encoding AAA family ATPase, with product MSSRWSPQQDQALKDVGRWLQGRNGQQVFRLFGFAGTGKTTLARHLAEGVDGNVVFAAYTGKAALVMRARGCTDARTIHSLIYRPKEVDSEEPSFVINEDSDAAEAKLIIVDECSMVDEELGRDLLSFNRPVLVLGDPAQLPPVKGGGYFTEAEPDVMLTEVHRQAADNPIIHLSMQVRDGERLSPGDYGEARVIRRDAIDAMAVTKADQVLVGLNRTRRLYNKRIRELFGHTGTMPEVGDKLVCLRNDRTKGLLNGGIWRVKTSAGISRKKLRLTVTPEDDLARKPQRIGVAPEFFLSEEEVPFAIRKGSDEFDFGYALTVHKAQGSQWDDVVLFDESYAFREHRSRWLYTAITRAAQRLTVVV